The Thermodesulfobacteriota bacterium nucleotide sequence ACGAGTTTTTGGGAAGAAGCAGGTCCTGCGACATCACGAAAAACCATCGACAGAAGGAGGCGAAATGAAATGAGACCAGCCTTGGCTGCAATCGTCGTTATCGTTCTTGGTCTCATCGTCCTCCCGATGTCGGTGGCACTGGCGGCGGCTCCCGCGGAACCGACCGATCTCACCGGGACGGTACTCGGCCCGACGCAGATACAACTGAACTGGACGGACAACTCCGTCGACGAAACCTCTTTTCGCATCGAGCGTTCCCCGGACGGCGTCCTCTTCGCCGAGTCGGGCGCGGTGGGCGCCGATACGACAAGCTTCATCGACAATACGGTCGCCCCGGACGTCGTCTACTACTATCGGGTGATCGCCGTGGGCCCGGGCGGCGACTCGAAGCCTTCGAACGTCCTGTCGAAATTCACGGCCGACTCGATCGCCCCTTCGGCGCCTGTACCGACATCGCCTCCCAACGGGGACCAGCTGGATACGGCGAACGTGAGGTTCGAATGGGAATCCGTTTCCGACATGAGCGGGGTAACGTACAGGATTATCGTCAACGATCTCGCCAACGGGATAACGCTCCACGATGTCTCCGGCATCACTTCCAACAATATCACCCTGCTCCTGTACGATTCCGCCTACGAGTGGTACGTGACCGCCACGGACGGCGCCGGCAACGTGGGGGCCTCCTCGGAATTGTCCTATTGCCAGGTTATCGCGATAGATCATCTGGCGCCGGACACCACGGTGACCGCCCCCAACGGCGGGGAGGAATTGCAGGGCGGCTCCACCTACGCCATCACCTGGTACGCCCTGGATCAGGATTTCACATCCACCCCGGACCTCAAAGTCCGGATCTACTTCTCCCGGGACAACGGCGGCAGTTGGGAGCAGATTGCGGATCTTGGCGATAATCCCGGCGCATACGAGTGGAATGTGCCGAACGTCAGCTGCGACGTGACCTGCCTGATCCGGGTCACGACCGAAAACATTGCGCAGATGTTCGGGTCCGATGACAGCGACTTTGCTTTCTCCATCATCCCGAGTTCATCCACCGGATCGCCCGGTGGAGATCCAGGCACTGCCGGCGCCGCTGCGATCGGGGGAGGGGGCGGCGGCGGATGCTCCGTCGCGGGAGCCCGCGGTGGCTGGAAGGACTGCCTGGCCGTATTCGGCCCCCTGGCGCTCGTCGCTCTCGGCCGAGGCCTGAGGAGACGCCTGGTCCGCGCGTGAAGGGCGGTCCTCGAGACGTAACCTCGGCTATACAGGTGGTTGACGGAAGGGCCGGAGCGGCGGTTGCTCCGGCCCTTTCCGTATCGCGCGGTCTGCCGTCCGCCGGCGGCTGGTGTATACTTCGGGAATCGCTTCCGAAAGGAATCCCATGCCGTTCGAGCACGCCGTCGCGCCGCCCCCGGGACTTCCCCGCGAGGGGTGGTGGTTCCTGTTCCACGCCGACCGCCTCCTGGTGCGGATCCATGGCGATGCCGCGGAGATCCCGCTGCTGGCCGACCCGGCGGACCTGGGCCTGCGCGCGTCCGATCGGCAGTTCCTCGGCACGCTGGACGGCAGGGGCTGCTTCGCGGCGGAACTGGACGAGGCCGCCGAGCCCGACGGCACGGCGTTCCGGACGCTGCGCTCCCTCCTCGGGATCCTGCCGGAGGGGATGTTCGCCCTCGCGGGGCGCGCGTTCCAGCTCCTCGACTGGGCGAGGAGCCACCGGTTCTGCGGGAAGTGCGGGATGCCTGCCTCGCCGGTGCCGGGAGAGCGGGCGATGGGCTGCGCCCCCTGCGGGATCCAGTATTACCCCCGCGTCTCCCCGGCGGTCATCGTCGCCGTCGTGCGCGACGGCAGGCTTCTCCTCGCCCATACCCGGAGGCACCCCTCGGTTTTCTTCAGCGTCCTGGCCGGCTTCGTCGAAGCGGGGGAATCGTTCGAGGAGTGCGTCCGCCGGGAGATCCGCGAGGAAGCCGGGATCGAGGTGAAGAACATCCGCTATTTCGGAAGCCAGCCGTGGCCGTTCCCCCGCACGATGATGGTGGGATTCACCGCGGAGTACGCGGGCGGGGACCTCGTGATCGAGGAGAAGGAGCTGGTCCAGGCGGCCTGGTTCGAGCCGGAAGAGGTGACGCGGCTGCAGATCCCCCGCCACGGGACGATCGCACGGCAACTGATCGACTGGTTCCTTGCGGAGCACGGCCGGCGGGGCGGCGGGCGGGAGTAGGGGAGCGGTGGAAAAGGAGACGAAGGGACGCCTGGTGACGGATGCCGCGGAGCTTCGGGCCGTCGTGTCCGGCATGCGGCGGGCCGGCAGGATCGGATTCGACACCGAGTTCGTGGGCGAGAAGAGCTACTATCCCCGCCTCTGCCTGGTCCAGCTCGGAACGGAAGACGCGGTCTTCGCAGTCGATCCGCTCGCCGTGGAGGATCTTTCCCCGCTCGACGAGCTGCTCTTCGACCCGACGATCCTGAAGGTGGTGCACGCCGGCGGACAGGACCTGAAAATCGTCTACCAACGGACGGGGAGAGTGCCCGCTCCGGTGTTCGACACGCAGGTCGCCGCCGCGCTCCTGGGTCATCCCGTCCAGGCCGCGTACGCCGCGGTGGTGCGCGGCTTCCTCGGCGTCGACGTGAAGAAGGGGCACTCCTATTCCGACTGGTGCGCCCGCCCGCTCTCCTCGTCCCAGCTCTCCTATGCCCTCGACGACGTCCGCTACCTGCCCGCGCTGCACGACCGGATGGTCTCCCGGCTCCGGAAGGAAGGGCGGCTCGCCTGGATCGAGCCCGAGTTCTCGGCGTTGGCGTCTCCCGCGACGTACGAGTCGCCCCCCGAGGAGGAATACCGCAGGGTCAAGGGATGGACGGGGCTCGATCCCCGGCGCCTGGCGGTATTGCGGGGGCTGATCGCGTGGAGGGAGCGGGAAGCGCGGCGCAGGGACGTCCCCCGCCGCCGCGTGCTCTCCGACGAGAGCGCGCTGGCGATCGCCCGGAGCCGGGCCGCCGACGAGGAGGCGCTGCGCCGGGTAAGGGGGCTGGAGTGGAAGGTCGGGGGGGAGACCTCCGCGGCCGTCCTGGACGTCGTCCGAGATGCGCTCGCCCTTCGGGAGGAGCGGCTTCCGGGGCAGGCCCCATCGAGGCCCCGCGGCAACGGCGAGCGATCTTCCGTCGTCCCCCTCCTGGGGGCGCTCCTGCGCTCCCGGGCGCGCGCCCACCGGGTCGCCCCGGAGCTGCTCGCGAACGCGGAGGAGCTGGAACGGCTGGCGGCGGGGGAGCGGGACGGGCTCGCCGTGCTGTCGGGCTGGCGGCTCGACCTCGTCGGGAAGGAGCTGCTGGCGCTTCTCGACGGCAGGCTCTCCCTCTTCGTGCGCGACGGGGAGGCGGAAATCGAGGAGAGGCGGAAGTAGGAGGGGACTTGCCGTCCCCTCCTCAGGTCGGCATCAGCGCGTTGAACAGGTACCCGACGATCAGGATCCCGGCGGCGACGACTCCCATGAAAACGGCGATCAGG carries:
- the rnd gene encoding ribonuclease D, with protein sequence MEKETKGRLVTDAAELRAVVSGMRRAGRIGFDTEFVGEKSYYPRLCLVQLGTEDAVFAVDPLAVEDLSPLDELLFDPTILKVVHAGGQDLKIVYQRTGRVPAPVFDTQVAAALLGHPVQAAYAAVVRGFLGVDVKKGHSYSDWCARPLSSSQLSYALDDVRYLPALHDRMVSRLRKEGRLAWIEPEFSALASPATYESPPEEEYRRVKGWTGLDPRRLAVLRGLIAWREREARRRDVPRRRVLSDESALAIARSRAADEEALRRVRGLEWKVGGETSAAVLDVVRDALALREERLPGQAPSRPRGNGERSSVVPLLGALLRSRARAHRVAPELLANAEELERLAAGERDGLAVLSGWRLDLVGKELLALLDGRLSLFVRDGEAEIEERRK
- the nudC gene encoding NAD(+) diphosphatase; amino-acid sequence: MPFEHAVAPPPGLPREGWWFLFHADRLLVRIHGDAAEIPLLADPADLGLRASDRQFLGTLDGRGCFAAELDEAAEPDGTAFRTLRSLLGILPEGMFALAGRAFQLLDWARSHRFCGKCGMPASPVPGERAMGCAPCGIQYYPRVSPAVIVAVVRDGRLLLAHTRRHPSVFFSVLAGFVEAGESFEECVRREIREEAGIEVKNIRYFGSQPWPFPRTMMVGFTAEYAGGDLVIEEKELVQAAWFEPEEVTRLQIPRHGTIARQLIDWFLAEHGRRGGGRE